In Caldisphaera lagunensis DSM 15908, a single genomic region encodes these proteins:
- a CDS encoding ArsR/SmtB family transcription factor: MSNLSINKNDPILIELESFFSALSDKTRLEIVFYLLEKNVGTVQEIANGINKNQSLVSHHLSCLKNCGVVKLEKKGKFSLYEINGDNVKKIIKFAINHVESYSKSILSCDIIKEEKKEEEKIL; this comes from the coding sequence ATGAGTAACTTAAGTATAAATAAAAATGATCCCATATTAATAGAGCTCGAATCATTCTTTTCTGCATTATCAGACAAAACAAGGCTAGAAATAGTTTTTTATCTTCTTGAAAAAAATGTAGGAACCGTGCAAGAAATAGCAAATGGAATAAACAAAAATCAATCCTTAGTCTCACATCATTTATCTTGTTTAAAGAATTGCGGAGTTGTTAAATTAGAAAAGAAAGGTAAGTTCTCTTTATATGAAATTAATGGGGATAATGTTAAAAAAATAATTAAATTTGCGATAAATCATGTAGAATCTTATAGCAAATCAATCCTTTCTTGTGATATAATAAAAGAAGAGAAGAAGGAAGAAGAGAAAATATTATAG
- a CDS encoding TRASH domain-containing protein translates to MNLRINDIEGKVCESCGKPLTVEDVYARKIGNEIHYFCCSHCADAFERKMKQG, encoded by the coding sequence ATGAATTTAAGGATAAATGATATAGAAGGTAAGGTTTGTGAAAGCTGTGGTAAACCATTAACTGTTGAAGATGTTTATGCGAGAAAAATAGGAAATGAAATTCATTATTTCTGTTGTTCCCATTGTGCAGATGCCTTTGAAAGAAAAATGAAACAAGGATGA
- the merA gene encoding mercury(II) reductase, which produces MKDLVIIGYGAAGFAALIKANELNVKPVLIGEGPIGGTCVNVGCVPSKKLLSIGEIYYKSRKHLKLNIYPPFFETFKEKDNLVSNLRKMKYEDVISSSDVELIEGKAKFISPHEVKVGNKIIEGKKFIIATGSSPKIPRIPGLDKIGYWTNNEALSPDRKIDSLAIIGGGPLGLEFAQMYKRLGVDVIVLEALPVLLYGWEPEISLEAEKILENEGISVVTNVNIKEIKKGSGKVIVTNKGEVEVDEILVATGRKPNTDLDLEKANVDLNENKGIKVDEELRTSNKDIYAAGDVIGSKMLEALAGKQGTVAAENALLDSHKKIDMLSVPQVVFLQPNIASVGLTEAEAEKIYRIETSKIMMEDLPKANILGENEGFIKMIIEEETKKILGVHLVSENGAEIINEASLAIKMRANINDLIDTIHVFPTMGEAIRLAALSFISDIKKMSCCV; this is translated from the coding sequence ATGAAAGATTTGGTAATAATAGGTTATGGTGCAGCAGGATTTGCTGCATTAATAAAGGCAAACGAACTAAATGTAAAGCCAGTATTGATTGGGGAAGGTCCTATAGGAGGAACTTGCGTAAACGTTGGTTGTGTACCAAGCAAGAAATTATTAAGCATTGGAGAAATTTATTATAAATCAAGAAAACATCTAAAACTTAATATTTATCCCCCATTTTTTGAAACATTTAAAGAAAAAGATAATTTGGTCTCAAATCTAAGAAAAATGAAATATGAAGATGTAATCTCATCGTCAGATGTAGAATTAATTGAAGGTAAAGCAAAATTTATTTCTCCTCATGAAGTTAAAGTTGGGAATAAAATAATTGAAGGTAAAAAGTTTATAATTGCAACTGGATCATCTCCGAAAATTCCAAGAATACCTGGCTTAGATAAAATAGGGTATTGGACAAATAATGAAGCACTATCTCCTGATAGGAAAATCGATTCTTTAGCTATAATAGGAGGAGGTCCTTTGGGTTTAGAGTTTGCTCAAATGTATAAAAGGTTAGGAGTTGATGTTATTGTTTTAGAAGCATTACCAGTTTTGTTATATGGCTGGGAGCCTGAAATATCATTAGAAGCAGAAAAAATTTTAGAAAATGAAGGGATTTCAGTTGTGACTAATGTGAATATAAAAGAGATTAAAAAAGGTAGTGGAAAGGTAATAGTTACAAATAAAGGAGAAGTAGAGGTCGATGAAATACTTGTTGCTACCGGAAGAAAACCAAACACAGATTTAGACTTAGAAAAAGCTAATGTTGATTTAAACGAAAATAAAGGAATTAAGGTTGATGAGGAATTGAGGACGAGCAATAAAGATATTTATGCAGCTGGTGATGTAATAGGGAGTAAGATGCTTGAGGCATTAGCTGGAAAACAAGGAACAGTTGCTGCTGAAAATGCCTTATTAGATTCGCATAAAAAAATAGATATGTTAAGCGTTCCTCAAGTAGTCTTTTTGCAACCTAACATTGCAAGTGTTGGCTTAACTGAGGCTGAAGCAGAAAAGATCTATAGGATTGAGACTAGTAAAATCATGATGGAGGATTTACCAAAAGCAAATATATTGGGAGAAAATGAAGGTTTTATAAAAATGATAATTGAAGAAGAAACAAAAAAGATCTTGGGAGTTCATTTGGTTAGCGAAAATGGGGCTGAAATAATTAATGAAGCTTCTTTAGCAATTAAAATGAGAGCAAATATAAATGATTTAATAGATACTATTCATGTATTTCCAACAATGGGGGAAGCTATTAGATTAGCTGCATTAAGCTTTATATCAGATATAAAAAAGATGAGCTGTTGTGTTTAA
- a CDS encoding hydantoinase/oxoprolinase family protein produces the protein MEDILVGVDVGGTFTDAIYIDSNGYISVSKVSTTPTKPEIGIANALRQLVKGNKIQELLHATTIATNAILGQVGLELPNIALLVTYGFRDIIEIGRQNRPKLYDLFFTKPKPLVSRKYRYEIKERTNVDGKIIKGIDEREIIEIANEMLKNKIESVAISYLHSYINPENEIKSKEILSKYFKYITISHDIAPEPREYERTSTTVVNAALRPIVSRYIEMLSSSLEEFSPEKIYIMSSSGGLVDTGDASQRPVQMIESGPAAGAIAAAELSKMLSIKNSIGFDMGGTTAKASAIINGKLEITTEYEVGGEAHHGRTVKGSGYPVRFPFIDLAEVSAGGGTVIWRDEANALRVGPISVGADPGPASYGKGGDKPSITDANFFLGRIGNKLAGGEVNLNLDLAKKALSKIGDPEEVSISALELINLEMARAVRLVTVERGLDPSSFSIIAFGGAGPQHAAMLAEELGSQEVIVPPEPGLFSALGLLMADSRFEARVAFPKDLQESFEKLEKDLIKKVGKIDYFIRLLDVRYKGQGYELTINAPENLDKESIEKIFSSIHYNTYGFVLDRPIEIVMARIFGIKVRPKPKLGEAKENIEPKEKTFRKAYISKSWDEIPVYDRDSLPKGFKIDGPAIIDEYSSTIVIPKGWRGEVGSYRTVILRR, from the coding sequence ATGGAGGATATACTGGTAGGAGTAGATGTTGGTGGGACTTTTACAGATGCGATATATATTGATTCGAATGGATACATAAGTGTTTCTAAGGTTTCTACAACCCCGACAAAGCCAGAGATAGGAATTGCTAATGCATTAAGGCAATTAGTAAAAGGTAACAAAATACAAGAATTGCTCCATGCTACCACAATTGCTACAAATGCAATATTGGGTCAAGTAGGTTTAGAATTGCCTAATATTGCGTTGCTAGTAACATATGGATTTAGAGATATAATAGAGATTGGAAGACAAAATAGGCCAAAGTTGTATGATTTGTTTTTTACTAAACCAAAACCATTAGTTTCTAGAAAGTACAGATATGAGATTAAAGAAAGGACTAACGTTGATGGAAAAATAATTAAAGGTATCGATGAAAGAGAAATAATTGAAATAGCTAATGAAATGCTGAAAAACAAAATAGAAAGTGTGGCAATTTCATATCTCCACTCGTATATAAATCCAGAAAATGAAATCAAAAGTAAAGAAATATTAAGCAAATATTTTAAATACATAACTATTTCTCATGATATTGCTCCTGAACCCAGAGAATATGAGAGGACCTCAACAACTGTTGTTAATGCAGCATTAAGACCTATAGTTTCTAGGTATATAGAGATGTTATCATCATCTTTAGAAGAATTTAGCCCAGAAAAAATTTATATAATGTCAAGTTCTGGGGGTCTGGTTGATACAGGTGATGCCTCTCAAAGGCCAGTACAAATGATAGAATCAGGTCCAGCTGCTGGAGCTATTGCGGCTGCAGAGTTATCAAAAATGCTCTCAATAAAAAATTCAATAGGATTTGACATGGGAGGGACAACAGCGAAGGCCAGCGCCATAATTAATGGTAAGCTTGAAATAACAACAGAATATGAAGTTGGAGGAGAAGCACATCATGGAAGAACAGTTAAAGGCTCAGGCTATCCAGTTAGGTTTCCATTTATTGATTTAGCAGAGGTATCTGCAGGAGGAGGTACAGTTATTTGGAGGGATGAAGCAAACGCATTAAGAGTAGGCCCAATAAGCGTTGGAGCCGATCCTGGACCAGCATCCTACGGTAAAGGGGGGGATAAGCCATCAATCACAGATGCCAATTTCTTTTTAGGTAGGATAGGAAATAAGTTAGCTGGTGGAGAAGTTAATTTAAACTTGGATTTAGCTAAAAAGGCGTTATCAAAAATTGGTGATCCTGAAGAAGTATCTATTTCAGCATTAGAATTAATAAACTTGGAAATGGCTAGAGCTGTTAGATTAGTAACAGTAGAAAGGGGCTTGGATCCCTCATCATTTTCAATCATAGCATTTGGTGGAGCAGGACCACAGCACGCTGCTATGTTAGCTGAAGAATTAGGTTCTCAAGAAGTTATTGTCCCCCCAGAACCAGGATTATTTAGTGCTTTAGGTTTATTAATGGCAGATTCAAGGTTTGAGGCAAGGGTTGCGTTTCCCAAAGATTTACAAGAATCTTTTGAAAAATTAGAAAAAGATTTGATAAAAAAGGTTGGAAAAATAGATTATTTTATTAGATTATTAGATGTTAGATATAAGGGTCAAGGATATGAGTTAACTATTAATGCACCAGAAAATTTAGATAAAGAATCCATAGAAAAAATCTTTTCTTCTATTCATTATAATACGTATGGATTTGTTTTAGATAGGCCAATAGAGATAGTCATGGCTAGAATTTTTGGAATAAAGGTTAGACCAAAACCTAAATTAGGAGAAGCAAAAGAGAATATTGAACCAAAAGAGAAAACGTTTAGAAAGGCATATATAAGCAAATCGTGGGATGAAATTCCTGTTTATGATAGGGATTCATTACCAAAGGGCTTTAAAATTGATGGCCCAGCAATTATAGATGAATATAGCTCAACAATAGTGATTCCAAAGGGTTGGAGAGGGGAAGTTGGTTCTTATAGAACAGTTATTTTAAGGAGGTGA
- a CDS encoding hydantoinase B/oxoprolinase family protein, with product MVSWEIIHRATSFISEEMGVALRRSALSPNIRERADHSCAIIDSNQRIVAQAEHIPVHLGSLRVGIRNLLNYLEKENVELNEGDMIFANDPYLTGTHLNDVTVISGIYYNGRLIGYAANKAHHVDIGGPVFGSINPQATTIYEEGEIVPPVKLVEKGKIRDDILKMFLSNVKSPLTNEGDLKAQISANLTGVKRVKELIDKYGLEQTIDGWDNSIKYGREMALKEISSWPKGEFDAEDYLETSQEVSDLISIYVNVKISEDGVYISYPRLIKQLRKPLNAVFGVTFAASSFAIRSLMKEDVPTNEGLYSTINVTAEEGTILNAKPPAPVSGGNLETSQRIVDVILLALSKAMPNRIPAASSGTMMNIMLGGYDKDGRPWAYYETIGGGSGGRPNGDGISGVHTNMTNTMNTPIEITESTYPMLFTSYKIRDGSGGDGKYKGGDGIIRSFKVLYPARLAVMASRFFTNPYGLYGGKPGKPSKLTIIRKDGRIEDLKPMSVVELFADDEVIIETPGGGGYGK from the coding sequence ATGGTTTCATGGGAAATAATTCATAGGGCGACATCTTTTATATCAGAAGAGATGGGTGTTGCATTAAGAAGGTCTGCTTTATCTCCAAATATAAGAGAAAGAGCTGATCATAGCTGTGCAATAATTGATTCCAATCAGAGAATTGTTGCTCAAGCAGAACACATACCAGTTCATTTGGGATCATTAAGAGTTGGGATAAGAAATTTATTAAATTATTTAGAAAAAGAAAATGTAGAATTAAATGAAGGAGATATGATATTTGCAAATGATCCTTATTTAACTGGGACACATCTAAATGATGTAACAGTTATATCAGGGATTTATTATAATGGAAGATTAATAGGATATGCAGCAAACAAAGCTCATCATGTAGATATCGGAGGACCTGTTTTTGGTAGCATTAATCCTCAAGCGACAACAATATATGAAGAAGGAGAAATAGTACCTCCAGTAAAGTTAGTAGAAAAGGGTAAAATAAGAGATGATATATTGAAGATGTTTTTATCAAATGTAAAATCACCATTAACTAACGAAGGTGATCTAAAAGCACAAATATCTGCAAATCTAACAGGGGTTAAAAGAGTAAAGGAGTTAATAGATAAATATGGTCTTGAGCAAACTATTGATGGATGGGACAATTCAATAAAATATGGTAGGGAAATGGCTTTAAAAGAAATATCTTCATGGCCTAAAGGAGAATTTGATGCTGAAGATTACCTAGAAACTAGTCAAGAAGTTTCTGATTTGATAAGCATTTATGTTAATGTAAAGATATCTGAAGATGGTGTTTATATATCATATCCTAGATTGATAAAACAACTTAGAAAACCTCTGAATGCAGTATTTGGGGTAACATTTGCAGCATCATCATTTGCTATTAGATCTTTAATGAAAGAAGATGTACCAACAAATGAAGGTCTGTATTCTACAATAAATGTTACTGCAGAAGAAGGAACAATACTTAATGCAAAGCCGCCAGCACCTGTATCTGGAGGGAATCTAGAGACAAGCCAAAGAATAGTTGATGTAATTTTATTGGCTTTATCTAAGGCTATGCCTAACAGAATTCCAGCAGCCTCATCTGGTACTATGATGAATATAATGCTTGGTGGTTACGATAAAGACGGTAGACCATGGGCTTATTATGAGACAATTGGAGGAGGTAGTGGGGGTAGGCCAAATGGTGATGGCATATCTGGAGTTCATACTAATATGACTAATACTATGAATACTCCCATAGAAATAACGGAGTCCACATATCCGATGTTATTTACTTCTTATAAAATAAGAGATGGTAGTGGAGGAGATGGTAAATATAAAGGCGGAGATGGGATAATACGATCATTTAAGGTATTATATCCAGCTAGGTTAGCTGTAATGGCAAGTAGATTTTTCACTAACCCTTATGGCTTATATGGTGGAAAGCCTGGAAAACCTTCGAAGCTTACTATAATTAGAAAAGATGGAAGGATAGAAGATTTAAAGCCAATGTCTGTCGTAGAGCTATTTGCTGATGATGAAGTAATAATAGAAACACCGGGCGGCGGAGGATACGGAAAGTAG